The following proteins come from a genomic window of Flavobacterium crocinum:
- a CDS encoding pirin family protein, with product MSNISLIIEERAANIGNFMVGRLLPFREKRAVGPFVFIDHMGPAHLSDHENMDVPPHPHIGLSTLTFLFEGSIMHRDSLGTELEIKPGAVNWMTAGKGIVHSERTPEYLRHSDKMLHGLQIWVALPKELEQMEPNFTHVEADDIPAWEEDGVSYKLIAGEAFGKKSPVPVYSPLYFIEIKSKEAKKINIGKDLFGESGLYILEGSIKNGEHTYDPRQILITTEASLCEFEIAENSTVYIFGGEPFPEEHFIFWNFVSSDKNLIEKAKKDWTEQTFPKVPGETEFVPLPEPRIK from the coding sequence ATGTCAAATATCAGTTTAATTATCGAAGAACGCGCTGCCAATATTGGCAACTTTATGGTAGGTCGTTTATTGCCTTTCCGTGAAAAAAGAGCTGTCGGGCCATTTGTATTTATCGACCATATGGGACCTGCACATTTAAGTGATCATGAAAATATGGATGTTCCGCCACATCCGCATATTGGACTTTCAACGCTTACATTTTTGTTTGAAGGAAGCATTATGCACCGCGACAGTTTAGGAACAGAATTGGAAATAAAACCAGGCGCTGTAAACTGGATGACTGCTGGAAAAGGAATCGTACATTCCGAAAGAACTCCTGAATATTTAAGACATTCAGATAAAATGCTTCACGGATTACAAATTTGGGTAGCGCTTCCAAAAGAATTGGAGCAAATGGAACCCAATTTTACTCACGTTGAAGCAGATGATATTCCAGCCTGGGAAGAAGATGGCGTTTCATACAAATTAATTGCCGGTGAAGCTTTTGGCAAAAAATCTCCGGTTCCTGTTTATAGTCCGCTTTATTTTATTGAAATAAAAAGTAAAGAAGCTAAGAAAATCAATATCGGAAAGGATTTATTTGGCGAAAGCGGTTTGTACATTTTAGAAGGAAGTATTAAAAACGGCGAACATACATACGATCCAAGACAAATTTTAATTACAACTGAAGCTTCTCTTTGTGAATTTGAAATTGCTGAAAACTCTACTGTTTATATTTTTGGTGGAGAGCCGTTTCCGGAAGAACATTTTATCTTTTGGAACTTCGTTTCTTCAGATAAAAACCTCATCGAAAAAGCTAAAAAAGACTGGACAGAACAAACTTTCCCAAAAGTTCCCGGAGAAACAGAATTTGTGCCATTACCTGAACCAAGAATCAAATAA